The genome window ttttttaaGAGCACAAAACACTGTGTTTATGATATTATGTTGCCTATTAAAAGGTACACACATTAAATTGGTAATAGTTAAAAATACTTATCATAATGTATTACTCAAAGATTGTGCGTTCAGTTATTATCAgtagaaatgtaaataaaatgccttgttgaataaaaaataaaaatcgtAGTAATTCTATTAAATTCTATATCCATGGTTAGCGAAAGTCAGAGTCCACATTGTCAAGATGAAATGAGGAGTGTGCAGTTGACCTGCTGTCTCTTGTCCGCTGGTcctgcttgctgctgctgctgtagctggTGCAGAGCTTACTGAAGGAGACCAGCTTGAGATCCAGCTCATTCTCCAGCTGTCTGGCCTGTTTACGCAAATCTGAGTGaagacaaacatttcatcatgGAAGCAGACATTCCATACTTGACCAAAAAGAAATACTggaaactgaaactaaaatctGAAAAACTTAAAGCAAGATAGAATGCATCATAAAGACACCAGAATTAAAATCACATCATAAAATTCAATCCACATAGCAGACTGATCTGGGCCAGATATGGCATTTGGCTTGCAATGGCATAATAAGGAATACAAGCAAAGAATGGCAAGACAGACTGGTTATGAGTATTTGACCCAGATATgaatgaattatttttttactgttttagaAGCTATACAATCCCTGTGGATTGAAACAGCACATATCAGTAAGGATTACATCTTGACAGTAATTAAAACATGAAAGCTATAACATTATTTTGtagattaattaatattttttatggtaaaaaatgtttatgacaCCTCTGCTAGGTTAGTCCATTTGTGCCTGCAactcaaaaaaatatatttttatggaACTGTTCTCTGGGCTTGCCTATTCATAAATCGGAAAATATTTTCAAACTATATCAAACTATTTAGCTGAAAAGTGAGCTTTTCTTCTCACTTGTCCCATGTGtccaaataataaatatagtgctacaagaagaaattaaaagaaagacaatCAAGTAGGCTATTTGGTATCTATGACCTCATAACAAGTCAAGGATGTAAACACATATGCAgtgtaaaataacatttgaagacatttaacaaaaaatattttagagTTGTTCCTCATttttcaaaaaggtttttaatgtgatgtaatatttcAAAGTTGTACTGTTAGATACTTTCGCAAAGTATGTCCGTACCAGATGTCAAGAGTTTAGAacaatcagaacaaatgttgtggcatttttcattatcatactaaatatagtctttgggcacaaatgTGATTTAGAAGCTAAATAGAACAATGCATTAGGATGTTCACACACTTTTTACTGTAAACGCTGCTAGACTTTAGTCTAGTACAAAACTATGAAACTGTTTTAACGTTACTTGTTGGCATTTTTCCTGCAAACAGGTAGCAGAGGGTCAAACAGCCAAGTTGAGTTAAACAAACGTCAGCTGAAAGGCGTAGCTACACTTGTTGCACAATTAAAACTCACAAAgccttttaattatttgttttacattttaatcagGAACATTACTATTACAAGAACGggacaataacaacaaaactgGCTACGCAATCAGAGCAAATAGCATATCtaatagaaaaatgtaaattacaaAGGCTAATAAAGTTGACGTATCAAGTTCGACGCAAACATGCTAACAGGTTAGCTTAAAACAGCTAAAGGTATCGTTATATCCGAGTGGATACAAAGTTTATTAACGTAACGTCTCACGGattatgttaaatgtgtttgacCTGCCTCGGTGAAGAACCACAAAAGATGTAAATGCGGACAGATGTATTAAATTAGATGCTGTAATACAATTTACCTTCCCAATAGTTGCTGCTGGTtgccatgtttgttgttgacATGTCATCATCAGCCGTCAAGAAGAAACAATTGTCGCAAATTCTCATTTGAGCCACAGCGTCCTCTGGTGGTTTCCGGCCGCAGGCGTACCTCTTACCGAAACAAATCAATAACTCTCAGCGAGCAGGCTGATCATTATTCTCCCGAGGGTTATAATGTGAAACACGATAGCAGAGAGGCCTTTTAGGCTTATTGCTTAGTGATTGAAATACACTCATCGATGTACAAACGTTTGTGGAGTGTTTTCCTTGACGTAGCTCCATGATGATGACTGTTCTTTATTACCTACTTAGTATCCTAGAAGTATTGTCAGTAAAATGCACTTAAActaagtaaagtaagtaaaactTAAAGCAATCATTTGGCAGAACGGCTCATGTCTTAAACTAAATAGCCTACATGTAGCCTTTTCAAGTAGTACCGTACTTATTAAGTAATTTTGCAGTAGGCCtacttgtattttacttgagtatttccattttatgataCTTCGTAggctacttctactccactacatctcagaggaaaatattgtaccttttacTCTGCTACATTTATATGTCAGATTTACTTACTAGTTAATTTGCAGATAGATTTTTTCTACACATTTTAACTcaactaatacattattaaagGTTAAGCAACCTGGCAATATATAAAGTACTTCAAATTACCCTTTACATTAgtgataaacacattaatgcatcactaacTAATTCAGTCATTTTAAGTCATtctaatcattttatttctacactgtacttTTAATTAAAGCTATGGTGGGTAATATAAACACTAGAAACACTAAAGTAAAGTGCAAGTGCCTCAAAGTTGTGCAAAAGTCAGCTTTGCCACTTTCCACTACTGGTAGACTGGTCAGACAATGTTCCAgtgttatgtgtatatataagacTAACCAGAGAGGCCTTTCTGGATCTTTCACATTAATAGTTAGGATTGAGAGACAAACTTACTaaacatttttcatattgtGCACAAGCGTGACGTCTCAGTTTTTGTGTATTCATCAATCTTAGTTTATTACCCTTAGTTTTAGAGGTATGAACTCCAAATTTAAATGGTAATCATTAATTAATTTTAGTCTAGGTGGTTTAGTATTCAGTGCACATAAAGTGTAACAAGACCAGTCAAACCTGTGCAGTTTGTGTGCATTTAGCCccttaatgttttgtttttctctgtctttaaaTAGATTAATTTATCATCCATATCTTGACTTTTTGTTCATGGGATTCACCCCAAATAAATTCATATTTTGCAGGTTGATTGATATCATCTGAGCTTCGCTGCTCACCAGTGGTGTCAACGTGTCATTATAGAAAGAAGACGATGATTGAGGTACATGTCAGTCGTATTGTGaatctctctgtttctttgctCATTCTCTTTATTCATCGTCTTAAACATAGGCAGTCATGGAAATCACAGTAACAGCAAGACTGGTGATCGAGTTGATGTAGAAGACAATGACGAtggttatgatgatgatgatgacgatgacgCCATCAATGGTGGAGATGAAAAAGAGCAAAAACTTTGAGGTGTTCTCACCGTTCTGCAGCCAACCTCGGCAGATGAAGCATCTCTTTCACACTGATTCAGCTTTTTCTCTCAATTCTGTCATCCCTATATTCTGTCTTTCTTACATCTTTCCTTTTTGTTGGtgatgtttctttaaaaaatgtaaaagtgctgTGAACAACTGACACCAGTAAGCACCTGAAGTCCAGCCCGGGATCCTGCTTTGACTAGCCGGACCAACGGAGCCGGGGAGATGGAGGTtgggggagaagaggaagagaatgaaGGATGGAAGtgcaggaggaaggagaagaggaggaggaggagaagataaGGAAGTGTGAAGAAAGTGTTCCCTTCTCAGTGCTGGATCCTCCTGATGGACTGAATCTGGGGAGTCTGGGAGTGGGAGCCAAACTCACGGTAACACTTGTACTCTCCTCCGCGACAGTCACACTCCATGATGTACTGGTAGCCACGGTAGCCAGGGTACTGGTAGCACACAAAGCTGCAGGAATAAACAAGAACATGTTTATTAAAGGCATACACTTAAATAATCAAGTATAAATCGTTCAAAATAGTTATGTAAGTAGATGAAAGTGTCAGATTCCTGTGCAGTATTTCCAGCCAGCGTGTGTTTTGTTACTCAAAGACTATGACGATTGACTTACGCTCCACTCTGGATGTGCATGGATCCAACCTCGTTGTTCATCCATCCCATGGCCTGCAGAGAGGGGTAGTCATCACACAGCTCGAACTGACGGCCGGTCATGTTCTCCATCTCGAAGATGGTCATGCGGGACTCCTTGTGGTTCTGTACAAAAGGAGCAGAAAGGAGGTTTAGCATTAAGCTCAGTTTAAAGCAAACTAAGGGCTGTTACTGTGTTGTATGTTAAACCTACAGCACAGCAGATGGGCCTGAAGGAGATCATCCTCTCAATGCGGTAGGAGTTGCTGCCACTGTAGGCCTCAAAGCGAGGGTAGTCTCCCTTCTCAAGGACAAACTGCTGGCCGCAGAAGCTGGAGTGCTCGTAGCCCACCCAGCTGCAAGAAGACAGTCAGAAACCAAGGAAATACAAAATCAGCACACTTTCAGAATGTAATAAAAAGTAGTTTCATTTCTGTCGTTAAGCATTTCAAAAAGTGAGGAAATGCCCTCTGGAAACGTACGCTCCACACTCGATCTTCAGGGAGCGGATGTTCTCCATGCTACACTCCATGATGTTCTGGCAGCTGGCGGTGAACTCCATACGCCTGCCCTGGAAGTACTCCTGATCGTACACGGTGATCtgtaaaacacaaaagacaacGCAAAAGGATGAAAGAAggtgagttaaaaaaaaaagaagatgcattACAATTGAAACTGTGCCCAATCATGCATTAAAACTTCTTGCTGCTCCCATAACTGATTGGTAATGTAGTGTTAAGCGTGTACACCATATGCTTACCTTCCAAGGGCCCATGGGCATGGGGTTTGTCTGAGccattttgtcttgtttttcagtAGTACCTGTAGGGAAATACACAGACAGTCAGGCCCACTGatggaagaaaacattaaaaaacaaacctgtataataaataaaaaccttttctaTACCCTGTCTGCTACTGTGGTTGGCTCTTTAGCATTCTCTAAGGCTTGTACCTCGCTGTTTACTGTTGACTACACAATTAACTTGCAGGTTTGCCACATGAGACTACAGTATAAGCCTCCTATTTCCTTTCCATTGCTTTAAAAATGACTCCCTTATTTGCAGTAAAGGTAATAAACAAGCCACCCTGTCTTCACTGCAACCAATTAAGACTTCCTGTTGTTCGTTGATATATTGCATTAGAGACCCTGACACCATGTCCATAGATTGTGAATCTGTACTGTATTGTTAACTGGTTTTACCTACCCAAACTGGTGAACTGTATATCGCAGAGTTCCACTGAACGGTCTGCAGAAATAGTGTGTATGGGGGTATATATACACCCAAGGGTGACAGGGGCCGGGGGGCGAGGCACGCCTGGACTCATGTCAGCACTTTGCTTTGGACTCCATTGCTTTGTTGTGTGAGCCACAGAGGggttaacacacagacacacggtgATTCATGCGAACACAAAGAGGGCACACGTCTATACTGCACTGTGGTGAATCTATATGTTGGGGGGGAACAGGGGGGCTTTCTCCACCAGTGTGTGAATCTATTATCAAATTGCAGTTCAGTGTTAAAACACTTTATGTtactgttttaatttattttgaattcaaTAATCACTTACACTCACTGCATGTTTTAAAGGCACCCGTGGAAAGATTTGCATTACACTCCAAATAAAGACATATGCGCTACACTAATCAATCATTAGTCAGTTAGTCAAAGttatatctttttattattattacataattacatgtatttaaCCGATCACATACTTGATACtcattaaaatatgaaatgtaaaaaaacatcagTCTGTAATCAAAACTTATATTTAGTTTTCCCTCATTCTTTATTGTGTAGTACACTGGTGTTTGTGgcaggatgttttgttttttaatctgtattattgtattatatcacGTCTACATTtcccaaatgtttattttaatctgtCATGTGTCTTTCTTGATGACATGTGAAGTCATGATGTCTGACATTGTACCATTTCATTTCttaataaagattaaaaaatacatttaaaaagcactCCAGTGGATTGACTTCCAGTGATTTTGCTCATTATGCTTGTGTAGCACGCCATCATCATTGTGTTTGTCAGGAGACTCAGATCAATTGTTTGTCTACACACTGTGTTGACTcatttgaaaatgcattttaccGGTAATCTAATTTCCTGAAA of Cottoperca gobio chromosome 14, fCotGob3.1, whole genome shotgun sequence contains these proteins:
- the LOC115019073 gene encoding beta-crystallin A3-like produces the protein MAQTNPMPMGPWKITVYDQEYFQGRRMEFTASCQNIMECSMENIRSLKIECGAWVGYEHSSFCGQQFVLEKGDYPRFEAYSGSNSYRIERMISFRPICCANHKESRMTIFEMENMTGRQFELCDDYPSLQAMGWMNNEVGSMHIQSGAFVCYQYPGYRGYQYIMECDCRGGEYKCYREFGSHSQTPQIQSIRRIQH